From Carya illinoinensis cultivar Pawnee chromosome 5, C.illinoinensisPawnee_v1, whole genome shotgun sequence, one genomic window encodes:
- the LOC122311521 gene encoding uncharacterized protein LOC122311521 isoform X2: MVPSYSAMRSTSKDFSRQGSPTTIGVLQGLCGLYEKQVGLHLILRMLFYLLTGYVKVMGEMIIAMRTLYQKCKLVHGDLSEYNILYFEVSI, encoded by the exons ATG GTCCCCAGCTATTCTGCAATGAGAAGCACCTCAAAAGATTTCTCACGGCAAGGCAGTCCCACTACGATCGGGGTTCTACAAGGCCTCTGCGGGTTATAT GAAAAGCAGGTTGGGCTGCACCTCATCTTAAGGATGCTGTTTTATCTCTTGACAGGTTACGTGAAGGTTATGGGGGAG ATGATTATTGCAATGCGGACACTATATCAGAAGTGCAAACTGGTGCATGGAGACCTCAGCGAGTATAACATACTTTATTTTGAG GTTTCTATTTGA
- the LOC122311521 gene encoding uncharacterized protein LOC122311521 isoform X1: protein MVPSYSAMRSTSKDFSRQGSPTTIGVLQGLCGLYEKQVGLHLILRMLFYLLTGYVKVMGEMIIAMRTLYQKCKLVHGDLSEYNILYFEGHLYIVDVSQSVEMIFCLVLFQAVQFLQKSSAIVLTILLPLFEPLFSYV, encoded by the exons ATG GTCCCCAGCTATTCTGCAATGAGAAGCACCTCAAAAGATTTCTCACGGCAAGGCAGTCCCACTACGATCGGGGTTCTACAAGGCCTCTGCGGGTTATAT GAAAAGCAGGTTGGGCTGCACCTCATCTTAAGGATGCTGTTTTATCTCTTGACAGGTTACGTGAAGGTTATGGGGGAG ATGATTATTGCAATGCGGACACTATATCAGAAGTGCAAACTGGTGCATGGAGACCTCAGCGAGTATAACATACTTTATTTTGAG GGTCACCTGTATATTGTAGATGTCTCTCAATCAGTTGAGATGATTTTCTGCCTTGTTTTGTTCCAAGCTGTACAGTTTCTACAAAAAAGTTCTGCTATAGTTTTAACTATACTTCTTCCTCTATTTGAACCACTTTTCAGTTATGTTTAG
- the LOC122311521 gene encoding uncharacterized protein LOC122311521 isoform X3 has protein sequence MVPSYSAMRSTSKDFSRQGSPTTIGVLQGLCGLYVREGKAGWAAPHLKDAVLSLDRLREGYGGDDYCNADTISEVQTGAWRPQRV, from the exons ATG GTCCCCAGCTATTCTGCAATGAGAAGCACCTCAAAAGATTTCTCACGGCAAGGCAGTCCCACTACGATCGGGGTTCTACAAGGCCTCTGCGGGTTATATGTAAGGGAAG GAAAAGCAGGTTGGGCTGCACCTCATCTTAAGGATGCTGTTTTATCTCTTGACAGGTTACGTGAAGGTTATGGGGGAG ATGATTATTGCAATGCGGACACTATATCAGAAGTGCAAACTGGTGCATGGAGACCTCAGCGAGTATAA